The Cyclobacteriaceae bacterium DNA segment TTGAATTATCGGGTGGAGATGTATCCTTCAATGTCCTTCAGTTTTAAAAAAAACATTTTCTCTCCTGCATTTTCCGGCTGGTTTTTATACCTTCAAGGTTATTAAAATCAGCAAGCCATGAACCTAACCTCTACTATTAAAAAATATGCCGAACAGATTGGTGGCACATTTACGGAGTATGATGATGTTAAATGCATCATTGTTGTTCCCTTGAAAGATAATCGGTTTCAAACTGTATTGGCATACACTGAGAAAAGTAAAGTGTCTGGTAAAACCCGTGCGGTACTCATTTCAAAAGTGAGCGATACCGTAAACGGGATTGATGCACAGGAATTACTTCGGGTACACGCCAATTTCGACTACAGTAAATTCATGATCGAAGATGGTCATTTGAAAGTTGAGGCTACTTGCCTGGCTGATGCTGCCTCTGAAGAGGAGATAAAATTTATGGTTCAGGAGGTTGCTCAGTTGGCCGATCAATACGAGTACAAGCTTACCGGAAAAGACATTCACTGAAATTTGCTTACCTTTGCGTTGCAAACTGCCTTATCGCTCTCCGATTTATCGGGGGGAGGAAAGTCCGGGCAACTTCAGGAATCGCACCTTGAGAAAATCAAGGGGTTCCGTCTCAACAACGGAAAACAGAAAGTGCCACAGAAAACAAGTAGCCCGCTCCTGTCCCGATAGCTATCGGGATTTTCAGGAAGGGGTGATAGTGAAAAGGTGGAGTAAGAGCCCACCGGTCCGTAAAGTAATTTCGGACGCACGGTAAACCTTGCGAGTTGAAAGATCAAATAGGCCCCGATATGAATACCTGATTCTGCTTCGACTTGATCGGAGCATCGGGGTGGGTAGATCGATTGATTCCTGACGGTACCGTCAGGAACAGATAAATGATAAGGATACTGACGGTAACCGTCAGTATACAAAACCCGGCTTACAGGTTTGCAATTTTTAACTGATTAAACCTTCTTCGCATAATGCGTTGAAGGTTTTTATTTTAAAATAGAATTTACGCTATGGGAAAAATACTTGTTGTTGATGATATGGCGGCCATCCGCACATCGCTTCGTGAAATACTCGAAGAAGAAAAGCATGAAGTAGAAGAAGCAAAAGACGGTGAAGAAGCACTCAAGAAACTTCAATCGGAATATTTTGATGTTGCCTTCTGCGACATTAAGATGCCCAAGATTGATGGCATTGAATTATTGGAACGCGTGAAGAAGGAAGGCATCGGAACACCTTTCATCATGATTTCCGCACATGGTACAAAAGAAACAGCACTGGAAAGCATTAAGCGTGGTGCTTACTTTTTCATTCAAAAGCCTTTTGAAAGCATTGAAACGATTCTTATTCATTTGCGCAACGTGCTGGAGAGAAACTCCTTGCGCGAAGAGAATCGCACATTAAAAAAGAAAATCAGCAAAGACGCTGAAATGGTGGGCGAATCATCAGCCATTAAGCAAGTGAAAGAGATGATTGAAAAAGTGGCGCCAACCGATGCCCGTGTATTGATAACCGGCCCGAACGGCAGTGGGAAGGAACTGGTCGCTCGCCAGCTTCATGAAAAAAGTAAGCGTTCAGAAAAAACACTGATTGAAGTAAACTGTGCTGCCATACCCTCCGAACTTATTGAGAGTGAATTATTCGGACATGAAAAAGGATCGTTTACTTCTGCCATCAAGCAACGCATTGGAAAATTTGAGCAAGCTGAAGGCGGTACGTTGTTCCTGGATGAAATCGGGGATATGAGCCTTTCCGCACAGGCTAAAGTGCTGCGCGCTCTGCAGGAAAATAAAATCACACGCGTAGGCGGAGAAAAGGAGATTTTGGTAAACGTGCGGGTTTTGGCCGCCACCAACAAAGACTTAAAGAAAGAAATTGCAGAAGGCAGGTTTCGGGAGGATTTATACCACCGGCTTAGTGTGATCGTAGTAAAAGTGCCCTCCCTCAATGAGCGCATTGAGGATATTCCGCTATTGGTTGAGAAGTTTCTGAATGATCTGGCAGAAGAACAAGGCTCTAAAAAGAAGAAAATCGACAATTCCGCAATTGCGGCATTACAGAAGCATCAATGGACTGGAAATATTCGTGAATTACGGAACGTGGTTGAACGGCTTATCATCATGTCAGCCGAAACCATCACGGAAGAAGACGTCAAAAAATACCTGTAAAATCAGATTTTCTGAGCAGGGGCTTCCTTAGCGGCAGGCGTCTCAACCTTGGTATAGGTTGGGCATGTGTACTGACTGCAGGCAGAAATGAAACCGGCTAAAAGAAGGAATAAAACTAACTTTTTCATTAGAAGTGGCTTTAACGTCATCTCAAAAATAGAATAGTTTCGCAACAAAACAAACCCGACCGTGGATTAGTGCCGCTTAACGGCAAAAAACGGCTATTCAACCATGAGGTTACACCCCCGGATGTCCGAATTATCCAAACGGCCGGATACTTCAAACCCACCATTTGCAAGAAGCAGGCCAGCATCTTCAGTTTCGATAAAACTAATGGTGCTGAAATTGGCCAGATCAATAACGTTTATTCCACCCGATTTATTTGCCCCCAATCGGCCAAATGGGTCTCCAATTTCACGAATAACAACCCGCATCCAAGGTGGGCAATGGAAAACTGATCCTCCAGCTGTATATGCCTGCGAAAAAAGCTCCGTCATGCCATATTCTGAGTAAATCTTATCAACCTTAAAACTGCTTTTAAGGGCGTCATGGAGTTCCAGCCTGGTCATTTCCTTACGCCTGCCCTTCATTCCACCGGTTTCAAAAACAAGGCAATCTGATAGATTTGGATTGTGGGCTTCAGCCAGATCCAATAATGCGTAGGTAACACCCCAAACAATAATTTTTCGGTCTCCCTCCTTTCTGGCCCCTGCAATATCCTGAAGCAATCGGTTTGTGTCTGTCCGGTAAAAATCCGAGAAGGAAGATTTGCTCTGTCGGATGAAATGATCCATCATAGCCACCAGGGATGAGTGGCCCTGTTCCAAATAAGATGGTAGTAGCGCAAAAAAGTGATAATCAGAAACTGAACCGAAAAAATATTCGAAGCACCGCAGCGCATGAGCCCGGTAAAAATCGACATTTTGAACATGATGAACGCTCGGTACCCCTCCCGTTGTGGTGCTGCTTTTAAATACCGTAACATCAGGCCAGTTACCCGATTT contains these protein-coding regions:
- a CDS encoding sigma-54 dependent transcriptional regulator yields the protein MGKILVVDDMAAIRTSLREILEEEKHEVEEAKDGEEALKKLQSEYFDVAFCDIKMPKIDGIELLERVKKEGIGTPFIMISAHGTKETALESIKRGAYFFIQKPFESIETILIHLRNVLERNSLREENRTLKKKISKDAEMVGESSAIKQVKEMIEKVAPTDARVLITGPNGSGKELVARQLHEKSKRSEKTLIEVNCAAIPSELIESELFGHEKGSFTSAIKQRIGKFEQAEGGTLFLDEIGDMSLSAQAKVLRALQENKITRVGGEKEILVNVRVLAATNKDLKKEIAEGRFREDLYHRLSVIVVKVPSLNERIEDIPLLVEKFLNDLAEEQGSKKKKIDNSAIAALQKHQWTGNIRELRNVVERLIIMSAETITEEDVKKYL
- a CDS encoding acyl transferase: MEITKSFGSKLYTLNESGFEDIALEIFRFQAQENPIYKAWLNNLNVKWREVSAVDEIPFLPISFFKSLPLKSGNWPDVTVFKSSTTTGGVPSVHHVQNVDFYRAHALRCFEYFFGSVSDYHFFALLPSYLEQGHSSLVAMMDHFIRQSKSSFSDFYRTDTNRLLQDIAGARKEGDRKIIVWGVTYALLDLAEAHNPNLSDCLVFETGGMKGRRKEMTRLELHDALKSSFKVDKIYSEYGMTELFSQAYTAGGSVFHCPPWMRVVIREIGDPFGRLGANKSGGINVIDLANFSTISFIETEDAGLLLANGGFEVSGRLDNSDIRGCNLMVE